The DNA sequence TGGAAATAAGGAGATCGAACTAGATGTTTTATCGTCACTAATTCCCGCTTCAATAACCATTACCGCTTCTATAGAATACATGTTAACTAAGGTAGATTTATACTGAAGGTTGATTACTCCGTTGTTAATATCGATTCCCAAAATTTTATCATTCACATCGGTATTTCCTTTTACAACGTAGGAATTATTAATTAAATCAAAAGTTACCATGCTAGGGTCGTAGTCACTAAATATTGTGGATGTATAAGATGCAATGATTGCTTCGGAACTGTTCGTTAAATCGTATGCTACTAACGAAATATCACCTCCGCCAAAAGGCCTTACTAAAGAATAAATTTGACCCGAATAATATTCTAGACTAAATATCTCGAAGGTCGATGAAATGTATGTACTGGTAATCATTCCATCTGTAATGTCTATGGCAGCAATAAAATCAGAGGATTCTATTGAGTTCTCGGCAAGCGTAATGAACTGTTTATTGGTGTAATCGAAAGTGGTTGAATTTGAAAAATAATTATCTATTTCGGTTCCTGCGTAAGCTTTAATTAAGGTTTCTATACTATTAACCAAATCAAGCTCTACGAGTGTTATTCCGCCTCCAACATATGGCACTGTTAAACTGTACAATTTCCCATCCACCGATTCTACGCTAAAATATTCGTACGTCGAAGAAGCGAACGAATAATCAACATTTCCTGTTTCGGCATTAATGCCAATTATGTATGCGTTACCGTTTATATAACCTTCTGTAATGAAAAGATTGTTATCAGTATCGAATGTTACGATATCAGGATTGAAATCATCTAGTTCTGAAGGCTGATA is a window from the Flavobacteriales bacterium genome containing:
- a CDS encoding T9SS type A sorting domain-containing protein; its protein translation is MIKLLIAISLLFSSVASASVAYTLTYSLARNINDNSLQFVSLDLQGSYESLIKTYQPSELDDFNPDIVTFDTDNNLFITEGYINGNAYIIGINAETGNVDYSFASSTYEYFSVESVDGKLYSLTVPYVGGGITLVELDLVNSIETLIKAYAGTEIDNYFSNSTTFDYTNKQFITLAENSIESSDFIAAIDITDGMITSTYISSTFEIFSLEYYSGQIYSLVRPFGGGDISLVAYDLTNSSEAIIASYTSTIFSDYDPSMVTFDLINNSYVVKGNTDVNDKILGIDINNGVINLQYKSTLVNMYSIEAVMVIEAGISDDKTSSSISLFPNPASDMVNILGGSSISSIDIFDILGNNVKSIVGPTSQLGISDLSSGIYLVRITDKGTKSTHKLAVE